The nucleotide sequence GGGTGCCCGATCGTGAACAGCAGCAGGATGATGCCGGAGAGCCCCGCGGCGATCGGGATCCCCTTGCTGAAGTTCTGGTGCCAGCCCCAGTCGACCGAGGGCTCCATGTCGGGATCGACGCCCGACCGGATCGCGACCTCGCGTGTGTTGCTCGCCACGTGCTTCCTCCTGTTACGTCCCGCCGCAGACCGGGGCCATCGTCGCACAGCGACCGCACCGGGGATGATGGGCAGTGATGAAGTCACTCGTCGTGGTGGGCAGCACCGGTTCGATCGGCACCCAGGCCCTCGATGTGATCACCCGGGCCGGTGGGTTCACCGTCTCCGGGCTGGCCGCGGGCGGATCGGACGTGGACCTGCTGGTGTCCCAGGTCCGCGCGCACCGCGTCGGGCGGGTCGCGGTCGCGTCCGCCTCGGCGGCGGCCCGGCTGCGGGAGGAGTTGCCG is from Pseudonocardia autotrophica and encodes:
- a CDS encoding DUF2631 domain-containing protein — encoded protein: MASNTREVAIRSGVDPDMEPSVDWGWHQNFSKGIPIAAGLSGIILLLFTIGHPISWTEFLFMAVPAAVCLVGAVAYPMYKRRSWRR